TACATCAACAGATGTAACCCCGACTTGAATAAGTTGTTCGATCGTTTCTCGACTCATTCCAAAGCCAACTTCTTTGACTAGAACAGGAACACCCACATTTTGAACCATTTTTTCAATTTGAGAAAGCCACATTGAAAAGTCACGATCTCCTTCAGGCATAACTAATTCTTGTGGTGCATTAATATGAATTTGAAGCCCATTTGCATCCAAGATATCCACCGCACGTTTCGCGTTTTCCCAAGAATGATGAGCTCCAATGTTAGCCATAACAAAACCATCTGGATTAACATTGCGAATAACTTTAAAACTATCTTCTAAATCCGGATTTTTGATGGCCGCACTTAAGGACCCCGAAGCCATTGCCAATCCACATTCTTTTGCAACGATAGCTAATTTTTCATTAATTATTTTTGTTTTTTTACTTCCACCGGTCATTCCATTTATGTAAAAAGGAAGTTCCATCTTATGACCCAAAAGGGTAGTCTGTAAAGAAACATCTTGCGTACTTATTTGTGGGAATGAATGATGAATGAAGCGAACTTTTTGAAAATCAGATTCACTGCTCTGGTTATACTGTGCTTGAGCAAGTTCTACATGCTGATCTTTTCGATTAGAATCAATATTCATGAAAGACTTCCTTTCCTCTTTTTTATTGAGATTCTTGATATACTTTTAATGAGAGTGGCTGAATACCTGCTTGTTCCCATTGGGATAAGAGCGATGAAATATTCTTGTTTGATTCAATTAATACAATTCCACAATCTCCGCCACCTGCACCCGAACTTTTTGCGGCTCCACCATGTTGTTCAGCAATTTCAATTAAACTAGTTAATAATTCAGTTTCAATTTGTACCTGTGTACGTTGAGACAACTCTCTTAGTAGAGTACGATTATGAACAATTCCATTTTTTATGCCAGAAAAATCTTTGTCTTTAAATGAATGAATGATTTCACCGACAACATCTTTACTTTTCTTTAAAAATTGTGGATAAAAATCTTTTAAGCTTCCACGCCTATTATTTACTTTATCTACTAATAAAGTAGTTGAAGCTGGCGAACCGGTCCATCCTACAAGGAATTCAATGTCATTTGGTAAGGTAAGTGGCTCAATCATTAAGTCAGGCCAAGGGATGCTTACTAATTCCTGAATTGTTTTTTTACTTTTTTGGTCTAAAACCCATTCACGATCGAAGCAAGAATAGGCAATCCAACCGGTATATGAACTAGCTGCGATATCACCTAAAGATCCATTACTATTTACGGATAAATGGGCAAGAGCAGCTAATTTATAAATAAGTTCTGGAGTATAGTCTAACTCATAAAATTGAAGAAGGGCTTTAATGGTTGCCACGGTTACTGCACCACTAGAACCTAAGCCATATTTCTTTCCTTTAGAGTCATCCAACTCACTTTTGACGGTAAGGTGAAAATAAAGTAACTCTTTGCCATTTTCTTGTATATATTGATCCGTGATTTTTACAGCTTGTGTAATGTAAATAAAAGGATTTTCTCGTTCATCGATATACAATGTTCCATCCTGCCTAGTCCATGGGATAGGCAAACCTCCGTTTAATGAAGAATGAATGGATCCTTGTTCTTCAGCTTCTTCTAGTGAAACCGTAATAAACTGATTCACGGCTACTAAGATAGCAGGATGATTATTTGTAACCACAGCATATTCTCCAGCTACAAATAATTTACCTGGTGCGCTCGCTTGTATCAATTTGCTCTTCCTTTCTTTTTGACTACCAGCTGTAAACAGATTTTTCATCTGCTGTTAATTCACGAATTCCTTTTCCGGGTCCCGTAATCAATAGTTGATCGTCTGAAAATTTTTCTAGTAAAGCCTCTTTAATTTTGTCTGCTTCTGAAAGTCTGCAGAGTACTTTTACATTTGGTCCGGCATCCATTGTAACATAACAGAGAACGCCTTGTTCTCTCAAATGCTTCACAATTTGGATGGCTTGAATGCTGGCAGGTTCCCAATAAGAAAGCGGTGGGGTTGCGCCTAACATCGTACCATGCATCTTCATACCGTTTCGTTCTGTTATTTCACCTAACGTTTGAAAATCTTGGTTAGAAATTGCTTGTTTAATCTCCACTAAATCTGCTTCTGCTGTTTCTTCCCAGACAGAATAGAAGGGAGAGGTCTCAACCGTTCGTTTCATTCCTTCACGGCTAGAAACTTTCTTTTCAGAAGTATTTACGGCAACGATAACCATTCCGATATCCCAGTTGGCATCATCAATTTGAATAGCCATAGAATCATCTGAATTTGTTCCTTTGTTCCATTCCACAAATCCACCGAACAAACTCCGAGTCGAACTCCCACTTCCACGTCTTGCATAAGTGGAGAGGGCTTGTGGCTCTAATTGTAAACCACTAGCGATATTGGCAGCACCAGCTAAAGCAGCAAAGGCAGAAGCAGAAGAGGCTAATCCAGCAGCAGTAGGGACATGGTTTATACTTTCTACACGTACAAAATCTTTTACATCGGTTTGATCTCTAAACAAATTAATAAAACGACTAATTTTTTGAGTTTCCATTTGATTTTGTTTTGTACCATTTAAATAAAATAAATCTTCTGTTAAAGACGGATCAAAACATACAAGTGTGTCGGTAAAAAGTTTGTCTAGAGTAAGAGATAAACTACTATTAACGGGAAGAAAAAGATGTTCGTCTCTTTTTCCCCAGTACTTAATTAAAGCAATATTTGTATGGGCACGAACTGCGGCTTGCTTCATTCGTCAGCCTCCTGTTTAAGTGATATGTTCCATGTTTGTATAGCACCAGCATCTTCCAATGCTTCTTGAATTTTTTTGCACCTGCTGCTGATTTTGAAAGAGCAATCATACAGCCACCCCGACCGCCACCGGTTAGCTTAGCACCTAGAGCACCGGCTCTTTTGGCAGTAAGGACTAGATGGTTTAACTCATCATTGGAGACTCCTAATTGAGAAAGGAGTAGGTGAGCGTGATTCATTGCTTCTCCTAAAGCCACAGGATTGTCTTTTTGTAAAGCCTTCTTGGCATCCTCAGCGAGAACACCTAATTCATGAATTCGTTTCTGAGTTGTTTCTTTTTCTGTAGTAGCTAACTTGTCAGC
The Jeotgalibaca sp. MA1X17-3 genome window above contains:
- the fni gene encoding type 2 isopentenyl-diphosphate Delta-isomerase, which encodes MNIDSNRKDQHVELAQAQYNQSSESDFQKVRFIHHSFPQISTQDVSLQTTLLGHKMELPFYINGMTGGSKKTKIINEKLAIVAKECGLAMASGSLSAAIKNPDLEDSFKVIRNVNPDGFVMANIGAHHSWENAKRAVDILDANGLQIHINAPQELVMPEGDRDFSMWLSQIEKMVQNVGVPVLVKEVGFGMSRETIEQLIQVGVTSVDVSGKGGTNFAAIENARRTTFSYDDLENWGQSTVVSLLEATELSNQVHVLASGGIKTPFDIIKALSLGAEAVGLSGQFLHMVVEDGPEKTIETIQAWKEKMISIMTLLGKKSVLELKETDLIFQRDIIDWCEMRGIDYRTFAIRSNHYL
- a CDS encoding phosphomevalonate kinase; this translates as MIQASAPGKLFVAGEYAVVTNNHPAILVAVNQFITVSLEEAEEQGSIHSSLNGGLPIPWTRQDGTLYIDERENPFIYITQAVKITDQYIQENGKELLYFHLTVKSELDDSKGKKYGLGSSGAVTVATIKALLQFYELDYTPELIYKLAALAHLSVNSNGSLGDIAASSYTGWIAYSCFDREWVLDQKSKKTIQELVSIPWPDLMIEPLTLPNDIEFLVGWTGSPASTTLLVDKVNNRRGSLKDFYPQFLKKSKDVVGEIIHSFKDKDFSGIKNGIVHNRTLLRELSQRTQVQIETELLTSLIEIAEQHGGAAKSSGAGGGDCGIVLIESNKNISSLLSQWEQAGIQPLSLKVYQESQ
- the mvaD gene encoding diphosphomevalonate decarboxylase, which translates into the protein MKQAAVRAHTNIALIKYWGKRDEHLFLPVNSSLSLTLDKLFTDTLVCFDPSLTEDLFYLNGTKQNQMETQKISRFINLFRDQTDVKDFVRVESINHVPTAAGLASSASAFAALAGAANIASGLQLEPQALSTYARRGSGSSTRSLFGGFVEWNKGTNSDDSMAIQIDDANWDIGMVIVAVNTSEKKVSSREGMKRTVETSPFYSVWEETAEADLVEIKQAISNQDFQTLGEITERNGMKMHGTMLGATPPLSYWEPASIQAIQIVKHLREQGVLCYVTMDAGPNVKVLCRLSEADKIKEALLEKFSDDQLLITGPGKGIRELTADEKSVYSW